Part of the Desulfosalsimonas propionicica genome is shown below.
GTCACATCTAAATGATCTGGTCCATCATTAATCATCTTTTTCACGTTGACCCGGATGACCTTTTTTTGGTTTTGGGCCATTCGGGTGATATGGACCCGGTTTGGCGCGGCAATGGAGGTAAAACCCCCAGCCATACTGATGGCTTCAGCAACACTGGTGCTATTTTTAAGGATGTATCCGCCGGGCTTCTGGACCTGCCCTATCACGAAAAATTTCGATGCGCTGGGAATATACACGGTGTCATCGGCCTGCACCCTAAGGTTGGCCGGCTGATCCGTGCTGCCAAGAAGGTCTGAAAGCGGTATCTGAACCGCTATTTTCGGCTTTCCCTCCAGCTCATCTTCCTGGCGGATGAGAATAAGGTGCTGGCCGGCCTCCTGCTCCCGGATTCCGCCGGCGTTTGACAACATGCCCAGAAGCGTTTCCTCTTTTTTCAGCGCGTAGCTGCCCGGGCGATGCACAGCACCCAGAAGAACGACCTGTTGGCTGTTGTAATCAGTAATCTTAACGCTGACATGAGGGTTGACCAGAAAATCCATTTCCTTTAATTTTCCGGAGATCATATTTTGAATTTCGGAAACGGTTTTTCCGGCAACCTCCAGGGTGCCGAGAAGCGGATACTGAATAACGCCTTCGGCGCTGATCCGGGCACTGTCGAGACTTAAAGCCTTGTCCTCGTAGACAGTTATCCGCAATACATCGCCAGGGCCTGTCCTGTATTCTCCCGGGCTGTTTTTTTCCTCAAGCAGCTCCAGATACTCCTGGACGCTCATGCGTTTTGCTTTCCCAACCGTTTCTTTAAACCGGGTATCGACTTTATCCCCGAATTCCGTTTTCGCCGGATCTTCCACCTTTCTGAGCAGTTCCTGCTCAGAAAGCATCCCGGAACGGCTCTCCTGGTTGTCCATATAGACCATTTTCTGGCCTGAAGCGCATCCCGGCCCTCCTGCCAAAAGCAGGACCATAAAAACAACATAGATCAGCATCCTGTCCCTGAAATTTCCCATTGGCTCCACTGCCTTAAAATAAATTGATTTCTCAGATCCCATACCTAGAACCGAAGCTCTGCGGACACACCCAATCTGTTGTTTGAAAAGCTGTTATCGTCTATATTGCTGTCTTCTTCCACGTAGAGATAAGAAGCATTTACAAAGCACCATTGTTTCACAGCCAGCTGCAGCCTCAGGCCTGCACCGTATTCCTTGTCCTTGCGGTCCTGCTCATAATCGTCGTGTTCGTAATAAAGATTGCCGAAAAATTTCAGGCGGCGGGTAATTCCCTGTTCAACTCCGAGCCCTACCCTTGTGCGGGTATATGCTGTGGTCTCCATATCTGCTGAATCCATATCCCCCCGCATCAGGGAAAAAGACCATTTTGTACGGGCAAGCATCTGGTAATACAAAAATGTTTCGGCAATCCAGGTGCTGGAATCATCATAAGAAAGAGGGTTTCCTGAAGCGTCCGTGCGAAAGCTTAAATCATTTTCAAAATCCCTGCGCCCCCAGCCGATTTTCATCTCACCGTTTACCTTGGCGCTCGGATCAAAATTAAGGCCGATAAAAAACCTGTGATAATCAAAATCCTGGCTGCTGCGCCGGTCTGCCCCATAGGAGTTGTCAGAGGCCCTTTGCTGTTCGTCATAGCTCCTGGTCTCCCACCTGTATTCAAATAAAGCCGAGGTCTTGGGCAAAATCCGGTAAAATATTTTCAGGCCCGGCTCATGGACGGTATAGTTCTGCCAGTGGTCAATGAACCGGTCGTAATCCTGGATATAGTTTCTGTAGTGCAGTTCCGCGCTGAGCTTGTTTGGAAAATTATAGCCAAAAATTCCAACAGCCGTGTTATGCCAGCGCTTCGTCTGGGGCACTCCCCGTTTGTACTCATTTAATGAACCATAGGGATCGCTTGTATCAACAAACTTATCCGATCCTTTAACATAAAAACCTGTCGGGGATGCGTATTCAAACTCGAGATCGGCCTGGTGGGTTTCATAATCAATCGGACTGTAACTGTCATAGCGGACAATATCTGCCTGATATCCCAGCCGGACCGAGTTGTTAGTGTCCTTGCGCCAGTCAAGGGTCAGGGACGGAGACAGGGTGTGGATATAGTCGTCCTGCTTATTTTTGTCTTCAAGAAAAATATTATCGTTTTTTTCCAGTTTATATGAGATTTCTGGAAGCACCCGCATGCTGCCCACCCGAATGTTTCCCTGGCCCAGCGCCGTGCCTGAAATAAAGCAGAAAATGGCCAGCATCAGAAACGCCATTGATTTATAGTGCCGAATGAACATGACTGCTCCTGTTGATTTATTGGCTCGGGCTTGTCTGGCGCTCTCTTCTGTAATCCTCTCCCGGCCTTGTATCGATGCCCTGCTCTGTGTAGACGCTGTCTCTGGTATCTGCCTTTTCAACAACAACTTTATCTTTCCTTTCACCAATGGCATCATTTATTCCGTCATCAGCTGCAAGCTGGATAACTGCAAGATCCTGGCCCGTATTCAGGCCGCATTTGCTTACCCCTTCTTTTACTCCTGCAATGGCGGCCTGGTTGATTTCATCGGAATCAACCTCGTTTCCGGCTTTTATCAGAAAATCTTCAACTCCCGCCAAAAGCCCCCCGCTGGTTTCACGCACAAGGCTGCTTAATCCCTCTGTTCCCATCAGAAGCGATGATGCAGCAAGAACCGATCCGCACGATGCCCCCCTGCCAGCTACCAGGGCCAGGTTTTTAAGCTCCCCGGAATCAAGGCCCCGGCCTGCACCTGCGGCCAGGATGGAATGGATAAGCCCCCTTGACATGGCCCTGGCATAGGCCGGCATATCCTCATCTGATTTGGATGCTTGCACCAGTGCAACATGGGTTACACTGCAGGTGAGGTCTTCGGCGTTTTCGGGTTTGGCAAAAATTTGTTTTATAAGGGCTTCTATTTTGATGCTGTTGTCCTCATTTAGATAGGCGGCTCCGTCTTCTTCGGTCAGGCCGGGGGCTGCACCCGGCAAAATCAGAAGTACCGCAAGGCCTATCAATAACATCGCCAATATCTTTGCAGACGTTTTAACCGGCATTTGAAATGTTTTAAGACTCATTTGCTTCCCCCTTTTTTTTTGATCTTCAACCATCTTTGCAACGCCTTTTTTATTCCTGGATCACCCTCCGCAGCAAGCTCTGAAACCGCTTCCGGGCTGGGATCATGATACCATAGAAGCTCTGCAGCCCGGTGCAGAAAGCCCCGGTCCAGCAAAACAGCTTTTCTCAGTAAGCCAAGTCCCTTTTCACGGGCCCCTGGAATCGAGCCCGGAATTTTGGATCGCCATAGCCAATAGCCGCCCAGGCTGTAAAGCAGCCCGGGCCCATAAGGCTTAAGATCATATGCAGCCGCCATTGCGTGGTCGGCCTGCTGGAGCCGCTTCTGGTAGGACCATTTTTTTTCCCACGTGACAAACATCCCGTATTGGTACCAGTATTGGGCATTGACCGGGTTGGACAGCAAGGCTTTCTGCCATCCCAGCCGGATTTTTTTGTGTTCAGCCGCATTGTCACCGCTTCCTGGCCCCTGGGTTTTGAGGTTTATCAGTTCCATCATCACGCTTTGGGACAATTTTGCGTGATACGCCCCGTTTGCCGGATCCAAAAATATAGCCCCCTGGATGTTGCGGATCGGCGGCTGAACATTTCGCCGCAGGGTTGCATTCACCCGGGTGGCGCAGGCGGCTTCGGCCAGAAAATGCCGCACGGTTGCACAGCCCGCCCAAAACAAAATAACCAGGCACACCAAGGCGGCCCCCGCAGATACATAGCTTCCGGGACAAAGCCGTTGCAGGCTACTAAACTTTTTCACAGTTCCTCCGAAAAGAAGACCAAACCCGAAGCCAAAATATGAAACCTGAACATTATGCCGGAGGCCCTGCAATGCGCCTGTATCCTGTAGAAAAAAACCTTTTTAAACGATCGGCCATGCTTATTGTTATGCTATCTGCGCTCTGCGCATTTGCCGGTTGTGCCTCGGATCTGGCCCTTAGCCCCTCATGCCGGCACAAGGCCGTTTATTGCGCCATCACCGCACGGGAATATATGCCCGTGCGCATTGCCCGGGGCACCTTCAAAGATGTGCCCCATGCCCAGGCCCAGGGGTATTTCAACGACCAATGGCAGAACATGGAAATTGCAGGTGACTGGATTGTCTTTATTGAATTGCCCGGATTTAAAGCCAGTAAATTCAATACCATCACTGATTACCTGCACTATCTTTATACCATTGACCATCCGAGCAAACGCATGCGAATGGCTCAAAAGGATTTATCCTGACAAAGAGCGTTCCACCCCACTGCGGCAACGGTGACAAGGGTTAAGGCATTTGCCGGCATGCGCAGGGCAAACTCCCCGAATGAATGAAGGCCTATGGCCAGCATGCCGGCAATGGCGCCTCCGCCCAGGCCTATGGAAAAATGGTTTCCCCGGCCCATCCAGGCCCGGATATATTGAAAAATCAACGTGACAAACCCGATTGCTGCCGCCCCTAGCCCAATCAGGCCGGTTTCCACGCCAAGTTCCATCCAGTCGTTGTGAAGATGTATCAACGCCATGCCGCCGGCATGGTGGGCCACGGGATAGGAATGGTAAGCCTCCCCAAAAGTGCCCATGCCCGTGCCAGAAACGGGATAATCCCGGATCATAGAAGCAGCCGAAAGGGTATAATCCAGCCGGCTGCTGTGCAGGCCCGTCTTCTGAAATTTCTCCAGGGCGGGTTTAATGCCAATAAAGCAGCTGCAAGCCAGAATGACCAGCAGCAAAATAAAGGCAACTTGTCCAAACCCGCGAAAACGCGGCCGGGCCATAAACATAGAAATCATAAACAGAGACCCTGCTGCAAAAGCCACAATTCCTCCCCTGGAACCTGTCGAAATCAGACCAAATCCAAGCAATGCTGCAAGGCCCGCAAAACATATCCGGAGATTTCTGTTTATCCCTGTCACCAGCCATTTTTTGATCACGTCCGGCTTAAATGGCCGTATCTTCGGCAATCCAGGGCGCCCGGGCCAATAAGCAAAAACCATACCCACGCACAACGGGCAGACCATTGCCAGGAAACCGGCCAGATGATTGAAGTTAATATATGTCCCATTTATCAGTGAGGAGTGTTTTGACACCGCATACCACCAGATCCGATGTGTGTGGCTATAGGCCTGGGCCGCACCGTAAATCACCTGAAAAACGCCCATGCCTGCAAGGACCCCGATAGCCTGCAGCATCTGTGCCCTGTGCCTGGTCAGCCAGGCCATTAGAGCAAACATGCAGAAATAGCTTAAAATACGAATAAGAGCCAGGCGTGTTTCAAACGGAATCAGGCTCAGCTGCATCCAGCCGGGCGGATCAGCCCCTGTTGCCTTGGCTGCTGCAATTTTAAGATCAAATGCCCTTGGGGAAATCAATTCCACCAACCAGAATGGCATGGGAAGAATTTGTAATCCGGTGATCAATAAAAAAAGCCCAAGCCACAACAGGGCCGGATTCAGTAACCGGATGTCAAATGCCTTTGTATCCCCGGGCCAGTTCACGCCCCGGGCCAACCAGAGCAAAACCGCTACACCAGAAAGAGTGAAAACCAATAGTTCCATCAGACAATAGGCCCAGGCATGGACCCCGCCAAAAGCCAGCTGGGTAAAAACCAAAACCCCCATTAGGGCCCGGAAAATAAATTTTTCACCTCCATTTTCCCCGGCCAGATCTGTCCGGTCCCCTGCCCCGGACAAAAACAATCCCCTGTCCCGATAATGCTGACCTGTATTGTGTGGAGCCAGTTCCATGGAGCCGATGCCTTATATATGGAATGTTTTCCATGTTATTTTAATCATCAGCCAGACTTACACTGCCTGGCACTGCCGAGCTTTACCCCCTTGCAGCAACCTGCTGACAAACGGCCTTCTGCCCCACTGCCAACCCGGGACACAGACCTTATTTTGCAACAGCCATGCCGAATTCCGTGAATTTTGAATTCCGGGGACTGAATTCCGGGGACACAATACCTTTGAGTTCCGGGTAGAGTAGAGGGCAGGATAGCCTGTCCTCTACTCTACCCGGAATCCCGGAATCCGCGCAATCCGCATCAATGATAATGCGGTTGCAGGGCCTTCAGATCAGAATCGCTGTTTAAGCCGCCTGAATCAAGCCACTCCGACACTTTCTGTTCGGCCCGGGAAATCAGCTCCGCTGTCCTTGAAAAGTTGAACATGGAGGCGTCGAGGGGGCAAAGCGTCGGCAACGAACGGATCTCCACTTCCTGCCTGAATTTTTCAATATCCATGGCCAAACGATGGGAAATGGCAATGCTCATGGCCTGTAGAATCATTTCCACAAGGCCCTTGGGCGGAGCCTTGCGGGCACAACAGATACCGGTGGGGAAAACAAAGATGCGGCTTGCCCCGTTCATGATAGCAGTGGAAATCGGCGTATTGTTGGTTACGCTGCCGTCTATCAGATAAAGCTCTTCAAACTTTACCTGTGGTAAAATGCCCGGAATGGCAGTCGAAGCCAAAAGGGCATCAAGCACGCTGCCCTTTGTGAGCGTTACCTCGTGGCCGTGGAACAGGCTAGTGGCAATCACCATGCAGGGCAGTGCGCAATCCTCCAGGTACTCACCAGGAAGGCTTGTCCGGATCAGTTGAGTCAAGGGCTTGGGGCTGCAGATGTGCTTTTGGGATTGGACCAGTCCGAAAAATTTCCGGATTGGCGGCAGGGGGAAAACATCTTTTCGCTTTATTCCGAGCCAGATTTTTTCAAGCCGGGAAACGCCATCCGGTGTGGGGTCAAAGGCGAAAAAAACAGCATTTAACGCCCCCACCAAAGCGCCCACAAGAAAATCAGGGATTATGCCGGTGCGGATAATGGCCTTGAGCATGCCAACCTGGATGGCACCCAGGCTGCCGCCACCGGCAAAAACAAATGCTGTTTTTCCATTATTTATTTTTTCCGTTTTCATTCCATAACTCCTCACAATTCTGCAATTCGTATAATTCGGGGGACAATAATTCGGGGGACACAATACTTAATTCGCATGAATTAAGTATTGTGTCCCCCGAATTGAGGAGAACTTTCTGGTGGGCATCTAAGTCCGCCAGTTTGTTTGTTACCGTCCATCTGAGCTGCTCCAGGCGGCGGAGCAGAAATAGCGGCATTTCACGTTTTCCGGCATTTTGCAGAATCTTTAAATAGCCGTATCTGTCTCCGTTATTAGCCAGGGGCAGCCGCAGATGTATGACCAAGCTGTTGTCTTCAAAACTCTTGCCGGTCCCGGGGTTTTCATACCGGCGCACCGGCGGCCAGGGCTGATTTTGTGCTGGTGTGGTAAACCTTAGCTCCAGAAAATCAATGCCCAGAAATTCGGCCGCATCTGTAAGCCTGTGCCACATTTCGTTAATATCACCGGCGCGGGAAATCTCAATCTGATGATCAAAAAACCGCCTTCGCTCAAGGCTGATTCCGGATTCATCACCCAGACAACGAAGCCAGGTCCTGAATCTCTCACTGCTGAGGTATTCAAAATAGCCCAGTCTTCTGACCATGAAAATGGCACCTGCAGCTATCGCTATAATTATAAGCCCTGCCCTTATATCGCGCAAATTTACTGTTATCAGAGCCGCAGCACACAAAAACACAGTGATGCCATATAAGGTTGAAACTGCCCGAACCGTGGAAAAGCCCATATTTTTCAACCGGTGATGAATATGGCTGCTGTCGGGCTGAAAAATTCTCCTTCCCCGCACGAACCTGCGAACCGGTGACAAGATGGTATCAAAAATAGGAACTCCCATGGCCAACAGAGGAATCAGCAAAGCCGGGGCTACATGGCTTTTCACTGATCCGATGATGCTGATGCCCGCAATGGCATAACCCAGAAAATAGCTCCCCGAGTCGCCCATAAATATGGTGGCCGGGTTGAAATTATAGCGCAAAAATCCCAGAACACTGCCTGCAAGCGCTGTAAACAAAACAGCAGTAAACATATCGTTGTTTAAATAAGACAAAATCACCATGGTAATGCCTGCAGACGAAACAATGCCCCCTGCCAGCCCGTCGAGCCCGTCAACAAGGTTGACTGCATTCATAAACAAAACAAACCAGAAAATGGTAACCGGCGCTGTGAGGAGACCAAATTCAATGATAAATCCGCCCATCTCAAACTGGGAAATTTCAATGCCCCCTAAAAACGCCAGCAGCCCGCCGGCAACCTGAAAAAGCAGTTTCACCATTGCCCTGGAGCCTTTCAGATCATCAAAAAGCCCGAT
Proteins encoded:
- a CDS encoding polysaccharide biosynthesis/export family protein translates to MGNFRDRMLIYVVFMVLLLAGGPGCASGQKMVYMDNQESRSGMLSEQELLRKVEDPAKTEFGDKVDTRFKETVGKAKRMSVQEYLELLEEKNSPGEYRTGPGDVLRITVYEDKALSLDSARISAEGVIQYPLLGTLEVAGKTVSEIQNMISGKLKEMDFLVNPHVSVKITDYNSQQVVLLGAVHRPGSYALKKEETLLGMLSNAGGIREQEAGQHLILIRQEDELEGKPKIAVQIPLSDLLGSTDQPANLRVQADDTVYIPSASKFFVIGQVQKPGGYILKNSTSVAEAISMAGGFTSIAAPNRVHITRMAQNQKKVIRVNVKKMINDGPDHLDVTVQPNDLIVVPESYF
- a CDS encoding outer membrane beta-barrel protein; its protein translation is MFIRHYKSMAFLMLAIFCFISGTALGQGNIRVGSMRVLPEISYKLEKNDNIFLEDKNKQDDYIHTLSPSLTLDWRKDTNNSVRLGYQADIVRYDSYSPIDYETHQADLEFEYASPTGFYVKGSDKFVDTSDPYGSLNEYKRGVPQTKRWHNTAVGIFGYNFPNKLSAELHYRNYIQDYDRFIDHWQNYTVHEPGLKIFYRILPKTSALFEYRWETRSYDEQQRASDNSYGADRRSSQDFDYHRFFIGLNFDPSAKVNGEMKIGWGRRDFENDLSFRTDASGNPLSYDDSSTWIAETFLYYQMLARTKWSFSLMRGDMDSADMETTAYTRTRVGLGVEQGITRRLKFFGNLYYEHDDYEQDRKDKEYGAGLRLQLAVKQWCFVNASYLYVEEDSNIDDNSFSNNRLGVSAELRF
- a CDS encoding O-antigen ligase family protein, producing MELAPHNTGQHYRDRGLFLSGAGDRTDLAGENGGEKFIFRALMGVLVFTQLAFGGVHAWAYCLMELLVFTLSGVAVLLWLARGVNWPGDTKAFDIRLLNPALLWLGLFLLITGLQILPMPFWLVELISPRAFDLKIAAAKATGADPPGWMQLSLIPFETRLALIRILSYFCMFALMAWLTRHRAQMLQAIGVLAGMGVFQVIYGAAQAYSHTHRIWWYAVSKHSSLINGTYINFNHLAGFLAMVCPLCVGMVFAYWPGRPGLPKIRPFKPDVIKKWLVTGINRNLRICFAGLAALLGFGLISTGSRGGIVAFAAGSLFMISMFMARPRFRGFGQVAFILLLVILACSCFIGIKPALEKFQKTGLHSSRLDYTLSAASMIRDYPVSGTGMGTFGEAYHSYPVAHHAGGMALIHLHNDWMELGVETGLIGLGAAAIGFVTLIFQYIRAWMGRGNHFSIGLGGGAIAGMLAIGLHSFGEFALRMPANALTLVTVAAVGWNALCQDKSF
- a CDS encoding patatin-like phospholipase family protein produces the protein MKTEKINNGKTAFVFAGGGSLGAIQVGMLKAIIRTGIIPDFLVGALVGALNAVFFAFDPTPDGVSRLEKIWLGIKRKDVFPLPPIRKFFGLVQSQKHICSPKPLTQLIRTSLPGEYLEDCALPCMVIATSLFHGHEVTLTKGSVLDALLASTAIPGILPQVKFEELYLIDGSVTNNTPISTAIMNGASRIFVFPTGICCARKAPPKGLVEMILQAMSIAISHRLAMDIEKFRQEVEIRSLPTLCPLDASMFNFSRTAELISRAEQKVSEWLDSGGLNSDSDLKALQPHYH
- a CDS encoding MraY family glycosyltransferase, with the translated sequence MAIFTAFLAVLAISRLLPVIHESEVMALDKSLVFFLAGGVVCFGIGLFDDLKGSRAMVKLLFQVAGGLLAFLGGIEISQFEMGGFIIEFGLLTAPVTIFWFVLFMNAVNLVDGLDGLAGGIVSSAGITMVILSYLNNDMFTAVLFTALAGSVLGFLRYNFNPATIFMGDSGSYFLGYAIAGISIIGSVKSHVAPALLIPLLAMGVPIFDTILSPVRRFVRGRRIFQPDSSHIHHRLKNMGFSTVRAVSTLYGITVFLCAAALITVNLRDIRAGLIIIAIAAGAIFMVRRLGYFEYLSSERFRTWLRCLGDESGISLERRRFFDHQIEISRAGDINEMWHRLTDAAEFLGIDFLELRFTTPAQNQPWPPVRRYENPGTGKSFEDNSLVIHLRLPLANNGDRYGYLKILQNAGKREMPLFLLRRLEQLRWTVTNKLADLDAHQKVLLNSGDTILNSCELSIVSPELLSPELYELQNCEELWNENGKNK